A region from the Benincasa hispida cultivar B227 chromosome 12, ASM972705v1, whole genome shotgun sequence genome encodes:
- the LOC120092930 gene encoding nitrate regulatory gene2 protein isoform X1 yields the protein MGCTASKLDHEDTVRRCKERRRLMKEAVYSRHHLAAAHADYCRSLRLTGSALCAFAAGEPLSVSDQTPAVFLHNTQNPPQSHTPPPPPPRRGVFGTNSVPPNVPSPSPSLHPPPAPPSFSTSPSRTIASSKLPHILSASSISSSVPHHRQHRRRKQTPKLPHILSESDPSSSPRSEKSSFSASFPTAYPNSTYSSTPSQASSVWNWESFYPPSPPSSEFFQSRSQTQIQPKPHPNNDYHDYDDETEQSEYTFFHRKSESKKDDGHQFQQQKHHLDDTETEREEVQCSDWGDHYSTTSSSDIDEIDGTDADLRSEADTRSNFESSIRTESVAPEPVTPPPPAKYATQMEKFDDAGSSAGSFRTGEISDLRMVVRHKDLKEIVDALKENFEKAAVAGDSVSKMLEIGKAELDKSFRQLKKTVYHSSSVLSTLSSTWTSKPPLSVKYRLDTGSLDQPGGSKSLCSTLDRLLAWEKKLYQEVKAREGVKIEHEKKLSSLQSQEYKGEDESKLDKTKAAITRLQSLIIVTSQAVNTTSTAIVGLRDSDLIPQLVELCHGLMYMWRSMHQYHDIQNNIVQQVRGLVNQTSHGDSTSELHRQATRDLESMVTAWHSSFCRLIKFQRDFIRSLHGWLKLSFIPVNNDSLLDNKEPSEIFCDQWKLALDRVPDTVASEAIKSFINVVHVISVKQNEEMKIKKRTESASKEFEKKSASIMNLEKKFYNSYSMVGIGLPDTGPDHGHILDARDPLAEKKIELIACQRRVEEEKIKHSKAVEVTRAMTLNNLQTGLPGVFQALTSFSALFMEALESKEWSWNKAGGIFFR from the exons ATGGGCTGTACAGCTTCAAAGCTCGACCACGAAGACACTGTACGGCGGTGCAAGGAGCGCCGCCGTCTCATGAAAGAGGCCGTCTATTCTCGCCACCATTTGGCCGCCGCACATGCCGACTACTGTCGCTCTCTTCGCCTCACCGGCTCCGCTCTCTGTGCCTTCGCCGCCGGCGAACCCCTCTCCGTCTCCGACCAAACCCCCGCCGTATTCCTTCACAACACTCAAAACCCTCCCCAATCACAcacgccgccgccgccgccaccGAGGCGGGGAGTTTTCGGTACGAATTCCGTCCCGCCGAATGTTCCATCGCCGTCGCCTTCTCTCCATCCTCCTCCGGCGCCGCCGTCGTTTTCTACCTCTCCGTCGCGCACCATAGCGAGCTCCAAGCTTCCGCATATTCTCTCTGCGTCGAGTATTTCGTCTTCTGTTCCGCACCACCGGCAACATCGCCGCCGTAAACAGACGCCGAAGCTCCCTCATATTCTCTCGGAATCggatccttcttcttctccaaggAGTGAGAAATCTAGCTTTTCTGCTTCTTTTCCCACTGCTTATCCTAATTCCACTTACTCCAGTACTCCTTCTCAAGCTTCCTCTGTCTGGAACTGGGAGAGCTTTTATCCTCCATCTCCTCCTTCCTCTGAATTCTTCCAGAGTCGATCTCAAACTCAGATACAACCGAAGCCTCATCCAAACAACGATTACCATGATTACGATGACGAAACCGAGCAATCGGAGTACACCTTCTTCCATAGGAAATCGGAGAGCAAAAAAGACGACGGTCATCAATTCCAGCAACAGAAGCACCATCTCGACGACACGGAGACCGAGAGAGAAGAGGTTCAATGCAGCGATTGGGGAGATCATTACAGCACCACGAGCTCATCAGACATTGATGAAATTGACGGTACAGATGCCGATTTGAGATCAGAGGCTGACACTCGGTCCAATTTCGAATCCTCGATCCGAACAGAGTCGGTAGCGCCCGAACCAGTGACTCCTCCTCCACCAGCCAAATACGCGACGCAGATGGAGAAGTTCGACGACGCAGGTTCCTCCGCAGGAAGCTTCCGGACCGGTGAGATCTCCGACCTGAGAATGGTTGTGAGGCACAAAGATTTGAAGGAAATTGTTGATGCTCTCAAAGAAAACTTCGAGAAGGCGGCTGTTGCAGGAGATTCAGTTTCAAAGATGCTAGAGATTGGTAAAGCAGAATTGGACAAAAGCTTTCGGCAGCTAAAAA AGACGGTATACCATTCGAGCAGCGTGTTGAGCACCTTGAGCTCGACCTGGACCTCGAAACCGCCATTGTCGGTCAAGTACCGGCTCGACACCGGTTCCCTCGACCAACCGGGCGGTTCAAAAAGCCTCTGTTCGACATTGGACCGGCTTTTGGCTTGGGAGAAGAAGCTCTACCAGGAGGTGAAg gcTAGAGAAGGTGTGAAGAttgaacatgaaaagaaattgTCATCGTTGCAAAGTCAGGAGTACAAGGGGGAGGATGAAAGCAAGTTAGATAAGACGAAGGCTGCTATAACTAGACTGCAGTCACTAATTATTGTCACATCTCAAGCTGTCAATACAACTTCTACTGCCATAGTTGGTCTAAGAGATTCGGATCTTATTCCTCAGCTTGTTGAACTTTGCCATGG GCTAATGTACATGTGGAGATCAATGCACCAGTACCATGACATCCAGAACAACATTGTGCAACAGGTTCGAGGCCTTGTTAACCAAACAAGTCATGGTGACTCAACTTCTGAATTGCATCGTCAGGCAACCCGTGATCTTGAATCCATGGTCACAGCTTGGCACTCCAGTTTTTGTCGCTTGATTAAGTTCCAACGCGACTTTATCCGATCCCTCCACGGTTGGCTTAAACTCTCCTTTATTCCAGTTAACAATGACAGCTTACTTGACAACAAAGAACCTTCtgagatattttgtgatcagtGGAAGCTTGCTCTGGATCGTGTCCCCGACACAGTTGCTTCCGAGGCGATCAAAAGTTTCATTAATGTTGTTCATGTGATATCTGTAAAACAGAATGAAGAGATGAAGATCAAAAAACGCACCGAATCAGCATCAAAGGAGTTTGAGAAAAAATCTGCATCAATCATGAACTTAGAGAAGAAGTTTTACAACTCTTACTCCATGGTTGGTATAGGACTTCCAGACACTGGACCAGACCATGGGCATATTTTAGATGCTCGAGATCCTCTAGCCGAGAAAAAAATCGAGCTCATCGCGTGCCAAAGACGAGTTGAAGAAGAGAAGATAAAGCATTCCAAAGCAGTAGAAGTGACAAGAGCAATGACACTCAACAATCTCCAAACTGGATTGCCTGGGGTTTTCCAGGCCTTGACCAGCTTCTCGGCCTTGTTCATGGAGGCGCTCGAGTCG AAAGAATGGAGTTGGAACAAAGCTGGAGGGATTTTCTTTAGATGA
- the LOC120092930 gene encoding nitrate regulatory gene2 protein isoform X2 → MGCTASKLDHEDTVRRCKERRRLMKEAVYSRHHLAAAHADYCRSLRLTGSALCAFAAGEPLSVSDQTPAVFLHNTQNPPQSHTPPPPPPRRGVFGTNSVPPNVPSPSPSLHPPPAPPSFSTSPSRTIASSKLPHILSASSISSSVPHHRQHRRRKQTPKLPHILSESDPSSSPRSEKSSFSASFPTAYPNSTYSSTPSQASSVWNWESFYPPSPPSSEFFQSRSQTQIQPKPHPNNDYHDYDDETEQSEYTFFHRKSESKKDDGHQFQQQKHHLDDTETEREEVQCSDWGDHYSTTSSSDIDEIDGTDADLRSEADTRSNFESSIRTESVAPEPVTPPPPAKYATQMEKFDDAGSSAGSFRTGEISDLRMVVRHKDLKEIVDALKENFEKAAVAGDSVSKMLEIGKAELDKSFRQLKKTVYHSSSVLSTLSSTWTSKPPLSVKYRLDTGSLDQPGGSKSLCSTLDRLLAWEKKLYQEVKAREGVKIEHEKKLSSLQSQEYKGEDESKLDKTKAAITRLQSLIIVTSQAVNTTSTAIVGLRDSDLIPQLVELCHGLMYMWRSMHQYHDIQNNIVQQVRGLVNQTSHGDSTSELHRQATRDLESMVTAWHSSFCRLIKFQRDFIRSLHGWLKLSFIPVNNDSLLDNKEPSEIFCDQWKLALDRVPDTVASEAIKSFINVVHVISVKQNEEMKIKKRTESASKEFEKKSASIMNLEKKFYNSYSMVGIGLPDTGPDHGHILDARDPLAEKKIELIACQRRVEEEKIKHSKAVEVTRAMTLNNLQTGLPGVFQALTSFSALFMEALESVCTHSYSIK, encoded by the exons ATGGGCTGTACAGCTTCAAAGCTCGACCACGAAGACACTGTACGGCGGTGCAAGGAGCGCCGCCGTCTCATGAAAGAGGCCGTCTATTCTCGCCACCATTTGGCCGCCGCACATGCCGACTACTGTCGCTCTCTTCGCCTCACCGGCTCCGCTCTCTGTGCCTTCGCCGCCGGCGAACCCCTCTCCGTCTCCGACCAAACCCCCGCCGTATTCCTTCACAACACTCAAAACCCTCCCCAATCACAcacgccgccgccgccgccaccGAGGCGGGGAGTTTTCGGTACGAATTCCGTCCCGCCGAATGTTCCATCGCCGTCGCCTTCTCTCCATCCTCCTCCGGCGCCGCCGTCGTTTTCTACCTCTCCGTCGCGCACCATAGCGAGCTCCAAGCTTCCGCATATTCTCTCTGCGTCGAGTATTTCGTCTTCTGTTCCGCACCACCGGCAACATCGCCGCCGTAAACAGACGCCGAAGCTCCCTCATATTCTCTCGGAATCggatccttcttcttctccaaggAGTGAGAAATCTAGCTTTTCTGCTTCTTTTCCCACTGCTTATCCTAATTCCACTTACTCCAGTACTCCTTCTCAAGCTTCCTCTGTCTGGAACTGGGAGAGCTTTTATCCTCCATCTCCTCCTTCCTCTGAATTCTTCCAGAGTCGATCTCAAACTCAGATACAACCGAAGCCTCATCCAAACAACGATTACCATGATTACGATGACGAAACCGAGCAATCGGAGTACACCTTCTTCCATAGGAAATCGGAGAGCAAAAAAGACGACGGTCATCAATTCCAGCAACAGAAGCACCATCTCGACGACACGGAGACCGAGAGAGAAGAGGTTCAATGCAGCGATTGGGGAGATCATTACAGCACCACGAGCTCATCAGACATTGATGAAATTGACGGTACAGATGCCGATTTGAGATCAGAGGCTGACACTCGGTCCAATTTCGAATCCTCGATCCGAACAGAGTCGGTAGCGCCCGAACCAGTGACTCCTCCTCCACCAGCCAAATACGCGACGCAGATGGAGAAGTTCGACGACGCAGGTTCCTCCGCAGGAAGCTTCCGGACCGGTGAGATCTCCGACCTGAGAATGGTTGTGAGGCACAAAGATTTGAAGGAAATTGTTGATGCTCTCAAAGAAAACTTCGAGAAGGCGGCTGTTGCAGGAGATTCAGTTTCAAAGATGCTAGAGATTGGTAAAGCAGAATTGGACAAAAGCTTTCGGCAGCTAAAAA AGACGGTATACCATTCGAGCAGCGTGTTGAGCACCTTGAGCTCGACCTGGACCTCGAAACCGCCATTGTCGGTCAAGTACCGGCTCGACACCGGTTCCCTCGACCAACCGGGCGGTTCAAAAAGCCTCTGTTCGACATTGGACCGGCTTTTGGCTTGGGAGAAGAAGCTCTACCAGGAGGTGAAg gcTAGAGAAGGTGTGAAGAttgaacatgaaaagaaattgTCATCGTTGCAAAGTCAGGAGTACAAGGGGGAGGATGAAAGCAAGTTAGATAAGACGAAGGCTGCTATAACTAGACTGCAGTCACTAATTATTGTCACATCTCAAGCTGTCAATACAACTTCTACTGCCATAGTTGGTCTAAGAGATTCGGATCTTATTCCTCAGCTTGTTGAACTTTGCCATGG GCTAATGTACATGTGGAGATCAATGCACCAGTACCATGACATCCAGAACAACATTGTGCAACAGGTTCGAGGCCTTGTTAACCAAACAAGTCATGGTGACTCAACTTCTGAATTGCATCGTCAGGCAACCCGTGATCTTGAATCCATGGTCACAGCTTGGCACTCCAGTTTTTGTCGCTTGATTAAGTTCCAACGCGACTTTATCCGATCCCTCCACGGTTGGCTTAAACTCTCCTTTATTCCAGTTAACAATGACAGCTTACTTGACAACAAAGAACCTTCtgagatattttgtgatcagtGGAAGCTTGCTCTGGATCGTGTCCCCGACACAGTTGCTTCCGAGGCGATCAAAAGTTTCATTAATGTTGTTCATGTGATATCTGTAAAACAGAATGAAGAGATGAAGATCAAAAAACGCACCGAATCAGCATCAAAGGAGTTTGAGAAAAAATCTGCATCAATCATGAACTTAGAGAAGAAGTTTTACAACTCTTACTCCATGGTTGGTATAGGACTTCCAGACACTGGACCAGACCATGGGCATATTTTAGATGCTCGAGATCCTCTAGCCGAGAAAAAAATCGAGCTCATCGCGTGCCAAAGACGAGTTGAAGAAGAGAAGATAAAGCATTCCAAAGCAGTAGAAGTGACAAGAGCAATGACACTCAACAATCTCCAAACTGGATTGCCTGGGGTTTTCCAGGCCTTGACCAGCTTCTCGGCCTTGTTCATGGAGGCGCTCGAGTCGGTTTGTACTCACTCTTATTCTATCAAATAG